A region of Deinococcus rubellus DNA encodes the following proteins:
- a CDS encoding glycoside hydrolase family 10 protein, translating to MRSRHSQPPHARTTPIRPALLLTLLMALAGVGSAQTSAPTLDPPAALPAASPAAAPNFLGSPDPALPTQPVPMPGHPTRAESPAPILLPPGLQVTVTAATTPVAAPFIGPVLPPLTPPTAAPPLIGPLLPPVLVPGTPLPTLPTMPMPVGPPPISVPPVPSPVLPPTQPGPLQPGTVLPDRAQAELGAVRGLWVDAFGPGLKTPAQVAQMVKDAHALGVNTLFVQTIRRADCLCNLASVPRASDRDLTPGFDPLADAVKLAHAQGIRVFAWVSVTGAGNAAAPNTSPQHILRVHGPAAGVQSWVNRRPDGSYLEGSDIWLDAGIPQAADYMVQSILSIVKNYDIDGIQLDRIRYPDGGVWGYSPQALARYRTETGNKGTPLPSDPAWINWKREQITALVRRVVLETRRLKPQVWTSAATITYGAPPTDLSGFQKSRTYSDVLQNWPAWTEEGLIDLNVLMNYKQDLVPNHIAWFDDWNKFALSVRGKAEVAAGTALYLNSPDISRRQMQRALSAGLGWVGYAYRTPGVDVYKNGQSQPQGFEILRKTLTQSGGPLTSTIWDIAPPTRYALLGRITGSVQPGGRPVEARSQNGTLLARTVTDGNGYYGFTDLPLGTVEVRVAGQRWQAQLTRPGVLRSPDLLLRDTQIVPAMKDRP from the coding sequence GTGAGAAGCCGACATAGCCAGCCCCCGCACGCCCGCACCACGCCAATCCGGCCCGCCCTGCTGCTGACCCTGCTCATGGCCCTGGCGGGCGTCGGCAGCGCCCAGACCTCCGCACCCACCCTGGACCCCCCGGCAGCCCTCCCCGCCGCTTCGCCTGCTGCCGCGCCGAACTTCCTGGGCAGCCCGGACCCGGCGCTGCCCACTCAGCCGGTGCCGATGCCGGGCCACCCCACTCGGGCCGAGTCGCCCGCGCCGATTCTGCTGCCGCCCGGCCTCCAGGTCACAGTCACTGCCGCTACTACCCCAGTCGCCGCACCGTTTATTGGGCCGGTCCTGCCGCCGCTGACGCCGCCCACTGCCGCGCCCCCCTTGATCGGCCCGCTGCTACCGCCCGTGTTGGTCCCCGGTACGCCGCTGCCCACACTCCCCACCATGCCGATGCCGGTGGGGCCGCCCCCAATCAGTGTCCCGCCCGTTCCCAGCCCGGTCCTGCCGCCCACACAGCCCGGTCCCCTACAACCTGGCACTGTGCTACCAGACCGCGCCCAGGCCGAACTCGGCGCAGTGCGGGGCCTGTGGGTGGACGCTTTCGGCCCCGGCCTCAAGACCCCGGCACAGGTGGCCCAGATGGTCAAGGACGCCCACGCACTCGGCGTCAACACCCTGTTCGTGCAGACCATCCGCCGCGCCGACTGCCTGTGCAACCTCGCCAGCGTGCCGCGCGCCAGTGACCGTGACCTGACACCGGGCTTCGACCCGCTGGCCGATGCAGTCAAGTTGGCCCATGCCCAGGGCATCCGGGTCTTCGCCTGGGTCAGCGTCACTGGCGCGGGCAACGCCGCCGCACCAAACACCAGCCCGCAGCACATCCTGAGGGTGCATGGCCCCGCCGCCGGAGTGCAGTCGTGGGTCAACCGCCGCCCCGACGGCAGCTACCTCGAAGGCTCGGACATCTGGCTCGACGCGGGCATCCCACAGGCCGCCGACTACATGGTCCAGAGCATCCTGAGCATCGTCAAGAACTACGACATCGACGGCATTCAGCTCGACCGCATCCGCTACCCCGACGGCGGCGTGTGGGGCTACAGCCCGCAGGCACTCGCCCGCTACCGCACCGAAACCGGCAACAAGGGCACGCCACTGCCGAGCGACCCTGCCTGGATCAACTGGAAACGCGAGCAGATCACGGCGCTGGTACGGCGCGTGGTGCTGGAAACACGCCGCCTCAAGCCCCAGGTCTGGACCAGCGCGGCCACCATCACTTACGGCGCGCCGCCCACCGACCTCAGCGGCTTCCAGAAGAGCCGCACCTACAGCGACGTGCTGCAAAACTGGCCCGCCTGGACCGAGGAGGGCCTGATCGACCTCAATGTACTAATGAATTATAAGCAGGACCTGGTTCCGAACCATATCGCCTGGTTTGACGACTGGAACAAGTTTGCTCTCAGCGTGCGCGGCAAAGCCGAGGTGGCAGCAGGCACGGCGCTCTACCTCAACAGCCCCGACATCTCGCGCCGCCAGATGCAGCGCGCACTCAGCGCCGGGCTGGGCTGGGTGGGCTACGCCTACCGCACGCCAGGCGTAGACGTCTACAAGAACGGCCAGAGCCAGCCGCAAGGCTTCGAGATCCTGCGAAAGACACTGACCCAGAGCGGTGGCCCGCTGACCTCGACAATCTGGGACATCGCCCCGCCCACCCGCTACGCTCTGCTGGGCCGGATCACCGGGAGCGTCCAGCCCGGCGGCAGACCCGTCGAGGCCCGCAGCCAGAACGGCACCCTCCTCGCCAGAACCGTCACTGACGGCAACGGCTACTACGGCTTTACCGATCTGCCGCTCGGCACGGTGGAGGTGCGGGTGGCCGGACAGCGCTGGCAGGCCCAACTGACCCGCCCCGGCGTGCTCCGTTCCCCCGATCTGCTACTCAGAGACACCCAGATCGTTCCGGCAATGAAAGATCGGCCCTGA
- a CDS encoding ABC transporter permease subunit, with protein MTSLSAPLAGTVPHPVPERPVIELADVELRLGGRAVLSGVNLEVRRGEFLAVIGPSGGGKSTLLRIISGLLRVDAGQVTVRGRPAYVFQDDRLLPWRTAIRNVALPCELGSGGAMTPAEALSLVGMAAYAQYLPAQLSGGMRARVGLARALAQSGDILLLDEPFAALDALVRERFNDELRHLHEKTGQTTLMVTHSIREAVLLADRVAVLRGGQIVSVLETRGQGRLSAYTEGIEAELRALLGAGDSTQNWSPPKPRRSKSEWLPLLALGLGLLGWQLLALHINADYLLPTPLRVWQVFWDNRSELLPQLGYTAKVALLGALLGSFTGLIIGYPMARLRWLERFLSPLLIASQSTPTVVLAPLLLLWLGFDVWPGILVSALTAFYPVLVSTLVGVREVDATYQELFSAVRATPVQRLLHLELPGALPVLLGGLRLSLSLALIGAVVWEFTSNQPGLGFAINQARQQYQTPRVFAAIALLVLLGVALYSAVTWAERAVQRRRGR; from the coding sequence ATGACCAGTCTGAGCGCGCCACTGGCCGGGACTGTGCCCCACCCGGTTCCTGAGCGCCCGGTGATCGAACTCGCCGACGTGGAGCTGAGACTCGGCGGACGCGCGGTGCTGAGCGGGGTGAATCTGGAGGTGCGCCGGGGTGAATTTCTGGCGGTCATCGGCCCATCGGGCGGCGGCAAAAGTACCCTGCTGCGGATCATTTCCGGTTTGCTGAGGGTGGACGCGGGCCAGGTGACGGTGCGTGGACGGCCCGCCTATGTGTTCCAAGATGACCGGCTGCTGCCCTGGCGCACCGCCATCCGCAACGTGGCCCTGCCGTGTGAACTGGGGTCCGGCGGGGCCATGACGCCCGCCGAGGCGCTCTCACTGGTCGGCATGGCGGCCTATGCCCAGTATCTGCCCGCCCAGCTCTCCGGCGGGATGCGGGCGCGGGTGGGGCTGGCCCGCGCCCTGGCACAGTCGGGTGACATCCTGCTGCTCGACGAGCCGTTTGCGGCGCTCGACGCCCTGGTGCGCGAACGCTTCAACGATGAACTGCGCCACCTGCACGAGAAGACCGGGCAGACCACGCTGATGGTTACCCACTCGATCCGTGAGGCGGTGCTGCTGGCCGATAGGGTGGCGGTGCTGCGCGGCGGGCAGATCGTCTCGGTGCTCGAAACGCGCGGCCAGGGGCGGCTGAGCGCCTACACTGAGGGCATCGAAGCCGAGTTGCGCGCCCTGCTGGGCGCTGGCGACAGCACCCAGAACTGGTCGCCGCCGAAGCCCCGGCGCAGCAAGTCCGAGTGGTTGCCGCTGCTGGCGCTGGGGCTGGGGCTGCTCGGCTGGCAACTGCTGGCCCTGCACATCAACGCCGATTACCTGCTGCCCACCCCGCTGCGGGTCTGGCAGGTGTTCTGGGACAATCGCTCGGAATTGCTGCCCCAGCTCGGCTACACCGCCAAGGTGGCGCTGCTGGGTGCGCTGCTGGGCAGCTTCACCGGGCTGATCATCGGCTACCCGATGGCGCGACTCAGATGGCTGGAGCGTTTTCTCAGCCCACTGCTGATCGCCAGCCAGAGCACCCCGACGGTGGTGCTGGCTCCGCTGCTGCTGCTGTGGCTGGGCTTCGATGTCTGGCCAGGCATTCTGGTCAGCGCCCTGACCGCCTTCTACCCGGTGCTGGTGTCCACCCTGGTGGGCGTGCGCGAGGTGGACGCCACCTATCAGGAACTCTTCAGCGCCGTGCGGGCGACCCCGGTGCAGCGCCTCCTGCATCTGGAGCTGCCGGGCGCACTGCCGGTGCTGCTGGGCGGGTTGCGGCTGTCACTGAGCCTGGCGCTGATCGGGGCGGTGGTCTGGGAATTTACCAGCAACCAGCCAGGGCTGGGCTTTGCCATCAACCAGGCGCGACAGCAGTATCAGACGCCGCGAGTGTTTGCCGCAATTGCCCTGCTGGTGCTGCTGGGCGTGGCCTTGTACAGCGCCGTCACCTGGGCCGAGCGCGCGGTGCAGCGGCGGCGAGGGCGCTGA
- a CDS encoding sigma 54-interacting transcriptional regulator → MSEPTSQPRTVGELLRLPEYAGRAPFDARSRRVQDEVRENLKRKLRSGETLFPGVVGYDDSVVPQLINALLARQNFILLGLRGQAKSRILRAITSLLDPHVPAIAESEISDDPLNPISVQGQELLREHGHGLLLKWIAREDRYVEKLATPDVTVADLIGDVDPIKAARLGTALGDVRSMHFGLLPRANRGIFAVNELADLSPKVQVALFNILQEGDVQIKGYPVRLELDVMLVFSANPEDYTARGKIVTPLKDRIGSEVRTHYPRTVDEGMSITAQEATRDASVTVPGYMAELIEEIAFQAREDGRVDKLSGVSQRLPISLMEVASANAEARSLRLDDEPVVRVSDVYAGLPAITGKLELEYEGELRGADVVAKDIIRKAAGQVYGRHYSSADTKALEKWFDDGNVFRFPQAGNVAAALKAAAAVPGLSALAAEIAEQSGDAHRVSAAEFILEGLYGRKKLSRAEESYAAAEPEAPRRAGGRWN, encoded by the coding sequence ATGTCAGAACCCACTTCACAGCCACGAACCGTCGGTGAACTGCTTCGTCTGCCCGAGTACGCGGGCCGCGCTCCTTTTGACGCCAGGAGTCGCCGCGTGCAGGATGAGGTACGCGAGAACCTCAAGCGCAAACTCCGCAGCGGCGAGACGCTGTTTCCCGGCGTGGTCGGCTACGACGATTCGGTGGTGCCGCAACTAATCAACGCCCTGCTGGCCCGCCAGAACTTCATTCTGCTGGGGCTGCGCGGCCAGGCCAAGAGCCGGATTCTGCGCGCCATCACCTCGCTGCTCGACCCGCATGTGCCCGCCATCGCCGAGAGTGAGATCAGCGACGATCCCCTCAACCCCATCAGTGTGCAGGGCCAGGAACTGCTGCGCGAGCACGGCCACGGCCTGCTTCTGAAATGGATCGCCCGTGAGGACCGCTATGTGGAGAAGCTGGCGACCCCCGACGTGACGGTGGCCGACCTGATCGGCGACGTGGACCCCATCAAGGCGGCCCGTCTGGGCACCGCGCTGGGCGACGTGCGCAGCATGCACTTCGGGTTGCTGCCGCGCGCCAACCGGGGCATCTTCGCCGTCAACGAGCTGGCCGACCTCTCGCCCAAGGTGCAGGTGGCCCTCTTCAATATCCTCCAGGAAGGCGACGTGCAGATCAAGGGCTATCCGGTGCGGCTCGAACTCGACGTGATGCTGGTCTTCTCGGCCAACCCCGAGGACTACACTGCGCGCGGCAAGATCGTGACGCCGCTCAAGGACCGCATCGGCTCGGAAGTCCGGACCCACTACCCCAGGACGGTAGACGAGGGCATGTCGATCACGGCCCAGGAAGCGACCCGCGACGCCTCGGTGACGGTACCAGGCTACATGGCCGAACTGATCGAGGAAATCGCCTTCCAGGCCCGCGAGGACGGCCGGGTGGACAAGCTCAGCGGCGTCTCGCAGCGCCTGCCGATTTCGCTGATGGAAGTCGCCTCGGCCAACGCCGAAGCCCGCTCACTGCGACTCGACGACGAGCCGGTGGTGCGCGTCAGCGACGTGTACGCGGGCCTGCCTGCCATCACCGGCAAGCTCGAACTCGAATACGAGGGCGAATTGAGAGGCGCGGACGTGGTCGCCAAGGACATCATCCGCAAGGCGGCAGGGCAGGTCTACGGACGCCATTATTCCAGCGCCGACACCAAGGCCCTGGAAAAATGGTTCGACGACGGCAACGTGTTCCGCTTTCCGCAGGCTGGGAACGTGGCCGCCGCGCTGAAGGCTGCCGCTGCCGTGCCGGGCCTGAGCGCACTGGCCGCCGAGATCGCCGAGCAGTCCGGCGATGCCCACCGGGTCAGCGCCGCCGAGTTCATTCTGGAAGGACTGTACGGGCGCAAGAAGCTCTCACGGGCCGAGGAGAGCTACGCCGCCGCCGAGCCGGAAGCCCCGCGCCGCGCCGGGGGCCGCTGGAACTGA
- a CDS encoding ABC transporter permease, with protein sequence MIRFVPIADPPRGRVAWVTLGALVFALVVAGLIFLAAGTNPFEAYAAMLQGTVSDWSGWSEVLRRGTPLLLIGIGLTLAFRAQFFNIGAEGQLLLGAIAAGGIALFTPLPPLVMLPAMFVGGALAGGLWALIAAFLKTRLRVNEILTTLMLNYVATYLLIYLINGPWKGQKVRGFIYTDDFPVFAQLPTLPGTQVGWPTLLLGVLLAVALQWFLGRSTGGFELRVAGENPGAARYAGISVSRVLFRMAMITGGAAGLAGVGEVAGIHHKLLEPSQISSGYGFTAVIVAWLARGNPLLCLITAPLMGVILAGGDVLKINLNLPFRITDVFSGVILMSLIASEVFVKNRVKFGK encoded by the coding sequence GTGATCCGGTTCGTTCCGATTGCCGATCCACCGCGCGGACGGGTGGCCTGGGTCACGCTGGGCGCGCTGGTATTCGCGCTGGTGGTGGCCGGGCTGATTTTCCTGGCGGCGGGTACCAATCCATTTGAGGCCTACGCCGCCATGCTCCAGGGGACAGTGAGCGACTGGAGCGGCTGGTCGGAGGTGCTGCGCCGGGGCACGCCGCTGCTGCTCATCGGCATCGGCCTGACACTGGCCTTCCGGGCGCAGTTTTTCAATATCGGCGCGGAGGGCCAGCTTTTGCTGGGGGCCATCGCAGCGGGCGGCATCGCGCTGTTCACGCCGCTGCCGCCGCTGGTCATGCTGCCTGCCATGTTCGTGGGCGGGGCGCTGGCAGGCGGACTGTGGGCCTTGATCGCTGCCTTCCTCAAAACCCGGCTGCGGGTCAATGAGATTCTGACCACCCTGATGCTCAACTACGTCGCCACCTACCTGCTGATCTACCTGATCAATGGCCCCTGGAAAGGCCAGAAGGTACGCGGCTTCATCTACACCGACGACTTTCCTGTGTTTGCCCAGTTGCCGACGCTGCCCGGCACCCAGGTCGGCTGGCCCACCTTGCTGCTGGGCGTGCTGCTGGCGGTGGCCCTCCAGTGGTTTCTGGGACGCAGCACTGGCGGCTTCGAGCTTCGGGTGGCGGGCGAGAACCCGGGGGCGGCCCGCTACGCCGGGATCAGCGTCAGCCGGGTGCTGTTCAGGATGGCCATGATCACTGGCGGCGCGGCGGGCCTGGCGGGCGTGGGCGAGGTGGCCGGGATTCACCACAAGTTGCTCGAACCCAGCCAGATTTCCTCGGGCTACGGCTTTACGGCTGTCATTGTGGCCTGGCTGGCGCGCGGCAATCCGCTGCTGTGCCTCATCACCGCGCCGCTGATGGGCGTCATCCTGGCGGGCGGCGACGTGCTGAAAATCAACCTGAACCTGCCGTTCCGGATCACTGACGTCTTTTCCGGCGTCATTCTGATGAGCCTGATCGCCAGCGAGGTGTTCGTGAAGAACCGGGTGAAGTTTGGGAAGTGA
- a CDS encoding DMT family transporter, translated as MTSPAPSSRLDSFSLGAIGLTLVFWASAFAGIRAGLEAFSPGHLTLYRFLVASLVLGVYALKVRLPLPSRADALRIFGLSLCGITLYHTLLNYGEQSVPAGTASLIIAAGPVITALIATRFAGERLTQLGWLGTFVSLGGVLLIVLGRGQGVAFTGGAVLILLAAVFTSIYFVFQRPLLRRMKPLDFTVWSLLLGSLPMLIFLPGFVGELRAAPLSAHLAVIYLGIFPSALAYLTWTVALSRVSASTTTSFLFVSPVLATLIAWLWLREVPGQISLIGGGVALLGVLLVNTLGRPARQTPAAQPGRTDSGAPSS; from the coding sequence ATGACGTCTCCGGCTCCCTCCTCACGCCTCGATTCATTTAGCCTGGGAGCCATCGGCCTGACGCTGGTGTTCTGGGCCTCAGCGTTCGCAGGCATCCGGGCCGGGCTGGAAGCGTTTTCGCCGGGACACCTGACGCTCTACCGCTTTCTGGTGGCCTCCCTGGTGCTGGGCGTCTACGCCCTGAAGGTCCGGTTGCCGCTGCCCAGCCGGGCCGACGCCCTGCGGATTTTCGGGCTGTCGCTGTGCGGCATCACCCTGTATCACACACTGCTCAATTACGGCGAGCAGAGCGTGCCCGCCGGGACGGCCAGTCTGATCATCGCGGCGGGGCCAGTCATCACGGCGCTGATCGCCACCCGCTTTGCCGGAGAACGACTGACCCAGCTGGGCTGGCTCGGCACCTTCGTCAGTCTGGGCGGCGTGCTGCTGATCGTGCTGGGGCGCGGACAGGGCGTGGCGTTTACCGGCGGGGCCGTGCTGATCCTGCTGGCCGCCGTGTTCACCAGCATCTATTTCGTGTTTCAGCGGCCCCTTCTGAGACGGATGAAACCGCTGGACTTCACGGTCTGGAGTCTGCTGCTGGGCAGCCTTCCCATGCTGATCTTTCTGCCAGGCTTTGTCGGCGAACTGCGGGCCGCACCGCTCAGCGCCCACCTGGCAGTCATTTACCTGGGTATCTTTCCCTCGGCGCTCGCCTATCTGACCTGGACGGTGGCCCTCTCCCGGGTGAGCGCCAGCACGACCACCAGTTTTCTGTTCGTCAGCCCGGTGCTGGCCACCCTGATCGCCTGGCTGTGGCTGCGCGAGGTGCCGGGGCAGATCTCGCTGATCGGAGGGGGGGTGGCACTGCTCGGCGTGTTGCTGGTCAATACCCTGGGCCGCCCGGCCCGGCAGACACCTGCTGCCCAGCCAGGCCGCACCGATTCCGGCGCTCCCTCTTCATGA
- a CDS encoding tyrosine-type recombinase/integrase, with amino-acid sequence MTTDELWQQFFYHLKVKRRSKATMKYYECTQRVFGRYLAEHRLEHSTLSVLHLRGFLLSLEEKGLAPGGIHGHGRAVRALFNWASDEELITNNPAKRLGLPSLPRERHPTVTNERVKQFLSSCKTSEQPSRDIALVLTLFDTGIRLQELTELRLEDLLFDRGLLRVMGKGSKERFVPIGAKTMQTITNYLRKERKPNHAGVRHVFLSRTGQQLTKSGVGIRLMKLGKSQGMKREDTAPHAFRRGFAVEFLRNGGDVFTLQQIMGHTNLEMTRRYVTFLDDDLKTAHLRFSPVDRL; translated from the coding sequence ATGACCACCGATGAACTCTGGCAGCAGTTTTTCTACCACCTCAAAGTCAAGCGCAGAAGCAAGGCCACGATGAAGTATTACGAGTGTACCCAGCGGGTTTTTGGGCGCTACCTCGCTGAGCATAGATTGGAGCATTCCACTCTCTCTGTCCTCCACCTGCGTGGATTCCTGCTTTCCCTTGAAGAAAAAGGGTTAGCTCCGGGTGGGATTCATGGACACGGGAGGGCCGTACGAGCATTGTTCAATTGGGCCTCAGACGAGGAACTCATCACGAATAATCCAGCGAAACGTCTTGGCTTACCTTCCCTGCCCAGAGAGCGACACCCTACGGTCACAAACGAGAGAGTGAAGCAGTTCCTTTCCTCCTGTAAGACATCAGAGCAGCCGAGCAGAGACATTGCCTTAGTCCTCACCCTATTTGACACTGGGATACGCCTTCAGGAACTCACAGAGCTGAGACTTGAGGATTTGCTCTTCGATAGAGGTTTGCTCAGGGTGATGGGTAAGGGGAGTAAGGAAAGGTTCGTGCCAATTGGAGCCAAAACTATGCAGACTATTACTAACTATCTCCGTAAGGAGAGGAAGCCTAATCATGCTGGAGTGAGACATGTCTTCCTCAGCCGCACTGGACAACAACTTACGAAAAGTGGAGTTGGAATTCGATTGATGAAGCTTGGGAAGTCTCAGGGGATGAAGCGAGAAGATACCGCCCCACACGCCTTCCGTAGAGGATTTGCCGTTGAGTTTCTCAGGAACGGTGGTGATGTGTTCACCTTGCAGCAGATCATGGGGCATACCAACTTGGAGATGACGCGGCGCTACGTGACGTTCCTAGATGATGATCTCAAGACAGCACATCTTCGATTCTCCCCAGTTGACAGACTATAA
- a CDS encoding ABC transporter ATP-binding protein: protein MTSPHLSSAAVPVLELRSVTKRFPGVVANDNVSLHLNAGEVLALLGENGAGKSTVISVMYGLYRPDEGETLVDGRAVTIGSPAQALKLGIGLVPQHPMLVARHSVAENLALGSGSSLFPARSIAGRIRELSQKYGLHVDPDARVAQLSPGEKQRVEILRSLLRGVRVLILDEPTSVLTPQEVGGLFQVMNELRNDGRSLVFISHKLGEVMEITDRVTVLRKGKVTGNVPTRGATRESLAEMMVGRSVSFERKRRTPPDLNAAPVRLAAHNLQALSSRGLPALRGVNLVLRAGEIVGVAGVAGNGQSELVEVMAGLHDLQGGQITLDGASLGRDARAIFESGVAHIPEDRIHMGTVPSMSVAENLALRDYAKPPLARGAVRDLGALDGHARQMVKAFDISTPGIDTASRLLSGGNIQKIILARELGDLSGQGGAKVILAVHPTYGLDIGATEQVHRTLMDAAGRGACVLLVSEDLDELLALSDRIAVMYHGELLGPYDAASATREGIGLTMAGGAANADGLPHGAGPGDLVENAGPDEPDHIGELRA from the coding sequence ATGACTTCCCCCCATCTCTCGTCCGCCGCTGTGCCCGTGCTCGAACTGCGCTCCGTCACCAAACGCTTTCCCGGCGTGGTTGCCAATGACAACGTGAGCCTGCACCTGAATGCCGGTGAGGTGCTGGCCTTACTGGGTGAAAACGGTGCGGGCAAGAGCACTGTGATTTCCGTGATGTACGGTTTGTACCGCCCCGACGAGGGCGAAACGCTGGTGGATGGGCGGGCCGTGACCATCGGCAGCCCAGCCCAGGCGCTCAAACTCGGCATCGGGTTGGTGCCGCAGCACCCCATGCTGGTGGCCCGGCACAGCGTCGCCGAGAATCTGGCGCTGGGCAGTGGCAGCAGCCTGTTTCCGGCCCGCAGCATTGCCGGACGCATCCGTGAACTTTCGCAGAAGTACGGCCTGCACGTTGATCCGGACGCCAGGGTCGCTCAGCTCTCGCCCGGCGAAAAGCAGCGCGTCGAGATTCTGCGCTCTCTCTTGCGCGGCGTCAGGGTGCTGATTCTGGACGAGCCGACCAGTGTGCTGACGCCGCAGGAAGTCGGTGGGTTGTTTCAGGTGATGAACGAACTTCGCAACGACGGCAGGAGTCTGGTGTTTATCTCGCACAAGCTCGGTGAGGTGATGGAAATCACCGACAGGGTGACGGTGCTGCGAAAAGGCAAGGTGACCGGCAACGTGCCCACGCGGGGGGCCACCCGTGAGAGCCTGGCCGAGATGATGGTGGGCCGCTCGGTGAGTTTCGAGCGCAAGCGGCGGACGCCGCCCGATCTGAACGCGGCCCCGGTGCGGCTGGCCGCCCATAATCTGCAAGCGCTCTCCAGCCGGGGCCTGCCCGCCCTGCGCGGTGTGAATCTGGTGCTGCGGGCCGGGGAGATCGTCGGCGTGGCGGGCGTGGCAGGCAACGGCCAGAGCGAACTTGTCGAGGTGATGGCGGGCCTGCACGACCTTCAGGGCGGCCAGATCACTTTAGACGGTGCGTCGCTGGGCCGGGATGCACGGGCCATTTTCGAGTCCGGCGTGGCGCACATCCCCGAGGACCGCATTCACATGGGCACGGTGCCGAGCATGAGCGTGGCCGAGAACCTGGCGCTGCGTGACTATGCCAAGCCGCCGCTGGCGCGTGGAGCTGTGCGCGACCTCGGGGCGCTGGACGGCCACGCCCGGCAGATGGTCAAGGCCTTCGACATCAGCACGCCGGGGATAGACACCGCGTCAAGACTGCTGTCGGGCGGCAACATCCAGAAGATCATCCTGGCCCGCGAGCTGGGCGATCTGTCGGGACAGGGGGGCGCGAAGGTGATTCTGGCGGTGCATCCGACCTACGGCCTGGACATCGGGGCCACCGAGCAGGTCCACCGCACCCTGATGGACGCCGCCGGGCGCGGAGCCTGTGTGCTGCTGGTCAGCGAGGACCTCGACGAACTGCTGGCCTTATCGGACCGCATTGCGGTGATGTACCACGGCGAACTGCTGGGGCCGTATGACGCGGCGTCGGCCACCCGCGAGGGCATCGGACTGACCATGGCCGGAGGCGCGGCCAACGCTGACGGTCTGCCGCACGGAGCCGGGCCGGGCGATCTGGTCGAGAACGCCGGGCCGGACGAACCCGACCACATCGGGGAGCTGCGGGCGTGA
- a CDS encoding SRPBCC family protein: MTMESNTKDQQRLITGAAGGALALMGLIRRGPLGFLMMAAGGFLVFRAAGGSQMVNQVTGGGPTSSKPIFVEHSVVIDRPAQSVYDYWRKLDNLPQIMSHLETVTVLDERRSRWVAKAPLGTHVEWEAEVVNDKPGERIGWHSLPGATVDNAGSVQFESMPNGSTRLHVALSYRPPAGPLGAAVAKIFGEEPSQQIAEDLQKFKQSFEAQSKN; the protein is encoded by the coding sequence ATGACCATGGAATCCAATACCAAAGACCAGCAGCGTCTGATCACTGGCGCGGCGGGCGGCGCACTCGCATTGATGGGCCTGATCCGGCGCGGCCCCCTCGGCTTTCTGATGATGGCGGCAGGCGGCTTCCTGGTGTTCCGGGCGGCGGGCGGCTCGCAGATGGTCAATCAGGTGACCGGCGGCGGCCCCACCAGCAGCAAGCCGATTTTCGTCGAGCACAGTGTGGTCATTGACCGCCCTGCCCAGAGCGTTTACGACTACTGGCGCAAGCTCGACAACCTGCCGCAGATTATGAGCCATCTGGAAACCGTGACCGTTCTCGATGAGCGCCGCAGCCGCTGGGTCGCCAAGGCTCCGCTCGGTACCCACGTCGAGTGGGAAGCCGAAGTGGTCAACGACAAGCCTGGCGAGCGCATCGGTTGGCACAGCCTCCCCGGCGCGACGGTAGACAACGCAGGCAGTGTGCAGTTCGAGAGTATGCCCAACGGCAGCACCCGGCTGCATGTGGCCCTCAGCTACCGGCCCCCAGCGGGACCCCTGGGCGCAGCCGTCGCCAAGATCTTCGGTGAGGAACCGAGCCAGCAGATCGCCGAGGACCTTCAGAAGTTCAAGCAGAGCTTCGAGGCCCAGAGCAAGAACTGA